CGCGCCCGCACGAAGGCATGTCGCGTTCTGAGCGCCCGATCGATGAGCGCGATGCCGACCTCGTCGCGCAACGTCTCGATGAGGACGACGACGTCGGGGTCGGTGAAGCGCACGTGCGGGCTCTCGCCCCGGCGCTGGAGGGCATCCACGAGGCGCGCGCCGAGCTCGCGCTCGGCGCCGGTCGAGTCGATCGTGCCGCGGTGCCCGCGGCGGCAGATCCGCACGAAGAAGGTGGCACCGAGCAGGCGCTCGACGAAGGGGTCGAGCGCGGCCGTCACGGCGCCGAGGAACCCGGCGGGATCTTCGAGGCGGAGCGTCCGATCGATCGGGATCGCCTTGCCGAGCGCGGCGCGGAGCCGATCCGACGTGGCGTACGTCTCGCCGAGCGTGTCGATGAAGCGCACCGGATCGTCCACCGTCGACACGAGCACGTTCGGGTAGCCACCGCGGCGAAAGCGCGCGAGCCGCATCAGCTCGGCGCGCAACGCGTCGCGCTGCCCCTCGATCGACGTGACGAGCAGGTTCCAGGTCGGAGCGGCGGGAGCGGATCTCACCGTCCGGTGAACCGCGGCGGGCGGCGCTCGGCGAGCGCCGCGGCACCTTCGCGCGCGTCCGCGGTCGGCAGCAGGATGCTCTGGGCGAGCAGCTCCATCGCTTGGAACGTGTGCTTGTCGGTGTGGACGCCGAGGTCGACCAGCCGCTTCGCGAGCCCGACCGCGAGTGGCGCGTTGGCGCCGATCTCGCCGGCGAGCCGCCGTCCCGCGTCGAGGTGGGTGCCGTCGGGAACGACCTCCGTCACGAGCCCGATGCGGAGCGCCTCCGCCGCGGGGATCATGCGGCCGGTCATGATCAGCTCCTTCGCCTTGGCGTAGCCGACGGTCCGCACCAGCCGCGTCGTCCCGCCGACGTCCGGCACGAGGCCGACCCGGACCTCGGGAAGCCCGAGCTCGCAGTCCGCCGTCGCGATCCGGAAATCGCAGGCGAGC
The nucleotide sequence above comes from Candidatus Eisenbacteria bacterium. Encoded proteins:
- a CDS encoding THUMP domain-containing protein, which encodes MRSAPAAPTWNLLVTSIEGQRDALRAELMRLARFRRGGYPNVLVSTVDDPVRFIDTLGETYATSDRLRAALGKAIPIDRTLRLEDPAGFLGAVTAALDPFVERLLGATFFVRICRRGHRGTIDSTGAERELGARLVDALQRRGESPHVRFTDPDVVVLIETLRDEVGIALIDRALRTRHAFVRAR
- a CDS encoding enoyl-CoA hydratase/isomerase family protein, whose translation is MSTPLVTSRTDGGIALVAFNRPEKRNAISRDVLRALVDAVSDAERNRDVRAIVLHGEGRVFSAGVDFTMLAGDVGGGERIPFRSQVGEMQALVTRLEAVEKPVIAAMHRYVPGLALEVALACDFRIATADCELGLPEVRVGLVPDVGGTTRLVRTVGYAKAKELIMTGRMIPAAEALRIGLVTEVVPDGTHLDAGRRLAGEIGANAPLAVGLAKRLVDLGVHTDKHTFQAMELLAQSILLPTADAREGAAALAERRPPRFTGR